In Amycolatopsis endophytica, the following are encoded in one genomic region:
- a CDS encoding sulfite exporter TauE/SafE family protein, which yields MPADALSSLGPWQLAFLVVAGVGAGLTGSIAGLASLVSYPALLAVGVPPVSANVTNTVALMGNTVGAAAGSRPELRGQRSRLLRLCAITAVGGAAGSALLLLTPDGTFAYVVPFLIAGASVLLLFSPRLAERAGRGDGGVTAGTATGAFLVAIYGGYFGAAAGVVMLALLSAAWTQPLARTNAAKNIVTGAANMVAAVVFAFTGPVLWPAAVALCVGLVAGSFVGPAVVRRVPAAPLRVVIALAGLGLAATLGWQAWA from the coding sequence GTGCCCGCTGATGCCCTCTCCAGTCTCGGCCCGTGGCAGCTGGCGTTCCTCGTGGTCGCCGGTGTCGGCGCGGGCCTGACCGGATCGATCGCCGGGCTCGCGTCGCTGGTGTCGTATCCGGCGCTGCTGGCGGTGGGTGTCCCGCCGGTCAGCGCGAACGTGACGAACACGGTGGCGCTCATGGGCAACACGGTCGGCGCCGCGGCCGGTTCACGCCCCGAGCTGCGCGGGCAGCGGAGCCGGTTGCTGCGGCTGTGCGCGATCACCGCGGTCGGTGGCGCGGCGGGCAGCGCGCTGCTGCTGCTCACCCCCGACGGCACGTTCGCCTACGTCGTCCCGTTCCTCATCGCCGGCGCCTCGGTGCTGCTGTTGTTCTCCCCGCGACTCGCGGAGCGGGCCGGCCGCGGTGACGGCGGGGTGACGGCCGGGACCGCGACGGGCGCGTTCCTCGTCGCCATCTACGGCGGCTACTTCGGTGCCGCGGCCGGGGTCGTCATGCTCGCGCTGCTGTCCGCCGCGTGGACGCAGCCGCTGGCGCGCACGAACGCGGCGAAGAACATCGTGACCGGGGCCGCCAACATGGTGGCGGCGGTGGTGTTCGCCTTCACCGGTCCCGTCTTGTGGCCGGCGGCGGTCGCGTTGTGCGTGGGGTTGGTCGCGGGGTCGTTCGTCGGGCCCGCCGTGGTCCGGCGGGTGCCCGCAGCGC